TTGGTTTTTATCATAAATAAAAAATGGAAATAGCCGAGAAAAACTCAAAAATAACCCTATCCAATATGCCATCTGTTCCCGAATTAGAAAAGACCTGTTCACAGGTCAGAAGAGATATTGTACGCATGGTTCATGCTGTAAATTCAGGTCACCCCGGCGCTTCATTAGGCTGCACTGAATTTTTTGTGAGCCTTTATTTCAGTATCATGAAGCATAATCCAGAGAAATTCAACATGGATGGCATTGGAGAAGACCTTTTTTTTCTTTCCAATGGTCACATCTCACCTGTATGGTACAGTGTTTTGGCCCGTTCCGGATATTTTAATGTAACGGAACTTGCTACGTTTCGCAAGCTGAATAGCCGTTTGCAAGGCCACCCTGCAACGCATGAAGGTCTCCCGGGGATACGTGTTGCATCGGGTTCACTCGGACAAGGTTTATCAGTTGCCATTGGGGCTGCATTGGCAAAAAAATTAAACAAGGATACTAACCTGGTATACACTTTGCATGGTGATGGTGAACTGCAGGAAGGACAGATATGGGAAGCCGTAATGTTCGCAGCTGCGAATAAGGTTGATAACCTGATCTCAACAGTTGACTGGAATGGAAGGCAGATTGATGGCGATGTTGACCATGTTCTGCCTTTGGGCGACTTAAAAGCAAAATGGCAGGCTTTTGGATGGGATGTATTGGAAATGAATGGCAATAAGGTACAAGAAGTGCTTAACACAATAAAAGTTGCTCAACAACATACCGGAAAAGGTAAACCTGTCGTTATACTAATGAAGACGGAGATGGGACAAGGCGTTGATTATATGGTTGGAAGTCATAAATGGCACGGGGTTGCTCCTAATGATGAACAATTGGCCAAAGCGTTGGCGCAGCTTCCCGAAACATTAGGAGATTATTGAAAGGTTAAAAATGTTTCAGGTTTCAAGTTAACTGAACCTGAAACCTGAAACCTGAAACCTTATAGAAGAAATTAAATTTGAAAACGAGAATAGTCAATCTACTTGGTATTTTTATTATTTTCAGCTCTTCCTTTCATGTAAATGCTCAGAATAAGAAAAAGCAAAGTATAACCACACCCGCCGAAAAACCAACTACACGTATACTTTTTGTTTTCGATGCTTCCTATAGCATGTTTGGTCAATGGCAAAGCGGGATGAAGATGGATATTGCCAAACGAATGCTTGGTGAATTTGTGGACAGCTTAAAATCGTATGATCACCTGGAGATAGCGTTCAGAGCATACGGACATCAACACAGCCTCCGTCCCCAGCGCGACTGCAAGGACACAAAACTTGAAGTTCCTTTTAGCAGTGACCTGCGAGGTAACATTACTGCCATCAAACGAAAGTTGAGTGATATTGTACCAAGGGGAACAACGCCTATCGCCTACACACTTGAACAATGCGGCGATGACTTTCCATCGGCAGGCAGCCCTAATGTCAGGAACATTATTATTTTAATTACCGATGGAATAGAAGAATGCGATGGCGATCCCTGTGCGGTTTCACTTATGCTGCAGAAAAAGGGAATCATTCTGAAACCATTTGTAATAGGTGTTGGCCTGGATGAAAATTTTAAAAATGCGTTTGGCTGTATTGGTAAATTTTACGATGCGTCCAACGAAGAGAGTTTTAAAAATATCCTGAACATAGTTATTTCGCAGGCACTCAACAATACCACCGCTCAGGTGAACCTGCTCGATCAGATAGGTAAGCCAAGCGAAACTGATGTAAACATGACCTTTTATGATGAGCATTCCGGTGTAATAAGATACAATTATATACATACCATAAATAACAAAGGTGTTCCCGATACATTGATTATTGATCCCAAAGGCCTTGAAGTGCATTGTGCGCAAACGCGGTGAAATGAAAACCCTGAATGTGCAGGATTTTACCCAAACCGAACGATATCTTGTGGGAAAATACGATCTTGAGATCCTTACACTACCACGGATTACACTTGATGATGTTGATATATCGCAAAGTAAAACCACTACCATTGAAATACCACAGGCTGGAATGGCAGTAATTACAAAACCCAGCGAAGGTCCCGGCAGTTTGTACCTCGAAGAAAAAAACAAGTTGACCTGGGTTTGTAATATGATGAATAGCGGATTGCAGGAGAATATTGTGCTGCAACCGGGCAACTACAGGGCCGAATGGCGCTCAAAAAATTCAAAGGAATCTATTTATACGGTTGAGCGCAGGTTTAAAGTTGAATCGGGCGCGACTGTGACCGTTAAATTGTATTAAACATAGAACGCTGATAGTTATGATTTTTATGATCTACGCAGATTTAATCATAACAAATCATAATGATCATAATAATCTGCGTTTTATTAATTTTTTAAATAAATGCAAATAAACTCGCTATGAAAAAATACAACCCAACTGAAAAGAAAGACACCCGTTCCGGCTTTGGAGCAGGATTGCATGAACTTGGAAAAAAGAATCCGAACGTTGTTGCGCTTTGTGCCGACCTTACGGGCTCTTTAAAAATGGATGCCTTCCTGAAAGACTTTCCAGAACGATTTGTGCAAGTTGGTATTGCAGAGGCCAACATGATGGGAATTGCTGCCGGTCTTACTATTGGCGGTAAAATTCCTTTTACCGGAACGTTTGCCAACTTTTCCACAGGCCGGGTGTATGACCAGATACGTCAATCCATTGCTTACTCCGGTAAAAATGTAAAAATATGCGCTTCTCATGCCGGACTTACTCTTGGCGAAGATGGCGCCACACACCAGATTTTGGAAGATATTGGCATGATGAAAATGCTTCCAGGTATGGTTGTGATAAACCCCTGTGATTATAATCAAACCAAAGCGGCCACTATTGCTATTGCCGACCATGAAGGCCCGGTTTACCTTCGTTTTGGCCGTCCTTCTGTACCCATTTTCACCCCTGCCGATCAAAAATTCGAGATTGGCAAAGCGATAATGTTAAATGAAGGCGCTGATGTAAGCATCTTTGCCACAGGACACTTGGTATGGAAAGCTATACAAGCCTGTGAACAACTGGAAACAAAAGGGATAAGTGCTGAAATAATAAATATACATACCATTAAACCTTTAGACGAAAAAGCAGTCTTACAAAGTGTACGCAAAACAAAATGTGTGGTTACGTGTGAAGAACACCAGGAAAATGGAGGTTTAGGTGATAGTATCGCACAGGTACTGGCTAAACATGCTCCAACTCCTATTGAGCTTGTTGCGGTTAAAGACAGCTTTGGCGAAAGCGGAACACCCGATGAACTGATGGTCAAATATGGACTTGACACGGTTAATATTGTTGAGGCGGCGTTGAAGGTTATTGGAAGAAAGGGTTAAGAGGTTTCTGGTTTCAAGTTTCAAGTTGTTATAACCTGAAACTTGAAACCAGAAACCAGCTCGCGGGCCGACCTACTCCTTCGGCAGGCAGACTTGAAACCAAAATTAATGCAAGATTATTCAGATAAAGAATTATTAGATCAATTCCGTAACGAGGCAACCCGAAACTATGCCTTTAACCTGCTTGTACGCAAATACCAGAAGAAATTATACTGGCATATCCGCAGGATTGTGATCGACCACGATGATGCAAACGATGTTATTCAAAACACCTTTATTAAAGTCTGGAAAGCACTTGATAATTTTAAAGAAGACTCTCAACTATATACGTGGCTTTATCGAATCGCTACCAATGAATCCCTTACGTTTTTGAAGCAAAAAAAGGCATTCGTGTCCTTTGATGATGTTTCTCATGGACTTTCCAACTCGTTGCAGGAAGATAGTTTTTTTAAAGGAGATGAGATTCAAAAGCGCCTTCAGCTAGCTATACTAACACTTCCGGAGAAACAACGTATTGTATTCAATATGAAGTACTTTGACGAAATTAAATATGAAGAAATGGCATTGGTACTGGATACCTCTGTCGGAGCGCTTAAGGCATCATATCATCATGCGGTTAAAAAGATAGAAGAATGCATCAAAAAAGGTGTATAAAATGAGTGGATTTATTATATATGTGTGATTAAACCTTTAATCAATAGTTTAGTCTAAATAAATGATAAATAAGCCGAATGGATCTTGTTAAGGAGGTAAGAGAAAGAACAAAATGAATACTGACAACAATATACCGGATGATTTTGAGAACCTGGAGAAGTACGCTCCTACCCTTTCGAAAGTGAGGAAGGAGAACTGCTTTGCTGTTCCTGAAGGATATTTCGATGAGTTGCCTGAAGCTATAGGAATTGAGATTATCACTTCACGGTTTAGCAAAGAAAATCCATTTACAGTGCCTGCAGATTACTTCAACGAACTTTCAATAGATATTGAAGCCTCCGTTGCCGCAACGCAATTTGCTTCAGAATATAAATTTGATATTCCCGCAAATTACTTTGATGAATTACCAATGGAAATTGAAGCAAAGATCATCGCTTCTTCGTTCCCTAAAGAAAATCCGTTTGAACTACCTGCTGATTATTTTGATCATTTACCGGCTGTAATACAAGATAAGATATCACCACAGGCTAAAAAGGTAAAAGTACTGAGCCTTGACTGGTTCACTAAGACACAATTGCTTGCCGTTGCGGCCTCTGTTGTTATTGTTTGCCTTATAGGCATTAAGTATTGGAACAAGTCAAACTTGGTTGTACCGGAGAACCCGGTTGCAGGTCTGACTAAATCCGCCGAAAAAACATTGGAGGATGGGATGGAGAATGTTGATGAGTCAACTTTAGAGGAAGCTCTTTCAGAAGAGGCGGAAAGCGGCAGCCAGCAGCTACAGATAGCTTCGAACGATCATATTGTAGAGTACCTTGTTGATGACCATATTGATGTTAATACACTGATGAATGAACTTAATGAGGCCGAATAATAATGACAACTATATTTACATATAACCAAACATTACGAATGACCGGACGTTTTTTGTCGCTGCTGTTATTTGTACTATTCTTTTCACTGCAGGGGTTTACGCAAGGTAATGCAAGTAAAAAAGAAGCTCTGGAAGCTATGAAAGTGGCTTTCATTACACAAAAACTGGGCCTGACACCTGAAGAAGCGCAGGTATTCTGGCCTATTTATAACCAATATGAAACAGAGCTTGACGCCCTGCGAAAAAGGCGGAAGGATGAAAAAGTATCCGCTATGGATGATGTATCAAAGGTCAATGACAAGGAACTTGAAAAAGTAGTTGATGGAGAAATCATTTTCAGGCAGCAGGAACTTGACATCATAAAAAAATATCACGCACAATTCAAAAAAATATTGCCCATTAAAAAAGTGGCGATGCTTTACAAAGCCCAGGAAGATTATAAGAAGGAGCTGCTCAAACAAATACAGGAAAAAGCCCGTAATAAATAATCTTCCGAATATAGCCAGACTATGCGCTTACGCAAAATTTACATATGTGTAATTTTATTTTTAATTAGCCCGGTCATAAGTTATGGCGGCCAACAACCTGCAGACAGCACTTCTGGCAGATCGAACATAAAGGAAATAAAACGTTATATCCGTCCGTGTATATACCTGAACAATTATCATACACCCGAAAAGGAATTATTAAAGCGCCAGGTCAGATCATACACCTTCAAGCAGTCTAATGTCGGATTTTATGCGCCGCTATATACAAACACATGGTATCGCAAGGATGGTGTGACTTTATCAACCTTACATTTGCTAACGGTTGGAAATTTTGCTATGGCCAGCCCTGGTTTTAGTGGATTTAGAAAACGGCTGGAATTTTACAAACTCAGCTTAGGTTTAAGGACCATCTATAGTACAGGAAAAAAAAGTGTATGGTTCTTCGATATGAGTCCGTTTCTTGCTGAGGATAACATTCCGAACACTATAAGTAATAATAAGGCAACCTGGCGGTATTCCTCAACAATAATATATAACAGGACCGTAAGTAAGAACTTCAGTTACAGGATCGGATTCACTAAAACATATCTTTTTGGCGAAGGATTCAATTTACCAATCATTGGCTGTCGTTTTGGCCCGCTTGACGGCGTGCACGTTTCTTTTTTCATACCCCGGAATATTACTCTCGATTTCCCAATGGGAAAAAAATTCTGGGGAAGCATTTTTGTTAAACCTGTTGGCGGACGATATAATTTTTTTATTCCAGACACATCATTTAACCGCATAGGATATACTGTTCAGTTCGGGCACAGGGAATTTTTAACAGGATTTTTACTTGACTTCCGGCCTAACAGAAATATTTCCATGACTTTCAGCACAGGTCTTGCCACAAAGCGTTATGTAGCGCTGGCAGAAGATATAAATGCGGACGGAAAAGGCTATGAACCGTTCTTTACGGCAATTGTGAAGCCTTGTTTCTTCACTTCAATCGGGGCAAGTATCCGTTTTGGACAGGCTAAGAAGGTGAACAACAATTATGAGATGTATGATGTGCTGGATATAAACAACATGTTTGATCCGGGAGATAATAATATGGGCCCCACCAATGGTAATATACCCAATGACCCCAATAGGGTTAAAGTGAACAATATCCAGTACCAGGATATAAAAGATCTTATAGAGGAAACCGACCTGAACTAGATCTTTATTCCAATCACTAAAACATCATCCACCTGCTCATTCCGTTCTTTCCATTTATAAAAAACGTCTTCCAGGTTCTTTTTTTGCTGTGTTCCGTTCAAATCATTCATACCGGTTATCATCTCCTTGAACGGCTGATAATAAAATTTCTTATTATTCGGTCCGCCTTTCTGGTCAGCATATCCATCTGTAAACAGATATACCCAATCACCTTTATTTAGCTGCACAACCTGACCCGAAAAAATATGATCGAAATAGACAGGGTCACCCATAGAAACGTTTTCAGCTTTAAGTTCAGTCAATTCCCGTTTACGAACAATGTAAACCGAATTCTGAGCGCCTGCAAAAGTTAATTGCAATGTATTCAGATCGATGCTGCAAACGGCTATATCCATACCGTCCCTGACACTGGATCTTTCAACAGGACGCGCTAAAAAATTTTTCAACCCTTTGTTCATATTAGTTATTACCGAAACAGCATCAGGCTTTTCACCCGTACCAACCGAACGGTTTAATAAATTATAAGCCACCATTGACATCAAGGCTCCCGGCACTCCATGTCCGGTACAATCGATGGCAGTCAGCAAAAAAATATTTTCCTGTTTTGTAAACCAATAAGTATCACCGCTGATCACATCTTTCGGAATATATACAACAAATGAATCTGCGAGATGGCGGCAAACTGTTTCCATCGGAGGAAGAATGAGCCGCTGTATTCGTTCAGCATAGTCAATACTGTCCATAATAAGCCGGTTCTTATTGTAAATCAAGGAATTCATTTTATCCAGCTCATTATTCAATCGTTTGGTTATTCTATACCGTCCAAGCAATAAAAACGACAAGACTGTTATCAGAAGCAGTCCAAACAACACAATATTCCTTACACTCTTTTGCCTTCCTATCTCCTGCTGCTTAAGTTCGCTGTCCTTTGTAAGAAGCAGTATCTCTGCATCCTTTTTGCTTGTCTCATACCTGGCAAGCATTTCAGAGATAGCTTCCGCACTCTGAAAATTAAGAATAGTGTCTTTAATTTCACTGTATGTCTTATAATTTTCATACGCTTCATTATATCTGCCGGCCTTTTCATAGGTTTTGGCAAAACTATGGTACGCTTCACTTGTTATATCATTATTGAGTTTTGACCCTTTAGCCAATTCAAGGGCTTTCTGCAAATACTGAAGTGAAACATTTATATTATTAAGTCCACGGTATGCATCGCCCAGGTTTATCCATATACACACATTCAGATAATTGTTCGGAGTTCTTGCAATTTCATCAGAGGCTTCCATTAAGAGGTCGATCGCATTTATATAATTTCCCTTAATATTATAGGCATCGGATGTGTTTATCAAAAGGTTGAGAAGACGAAGTTTGTCATCTATCTTTCTGACAATATAGATCCCTTTGTTAAAATAAAATAATGCAGAATCAACATACGCTATTGGTTTTAGCTTATTGGTATAATACCTTATCATCAAACTGCCAAGGTTTGAATAAGCGTTTGCCAGGTATCTATGCTTAAACGAAACCGAATCGGATCCGTACATGGATAGAAGAATAGCCAGGCTGGCCCGGTGAGACTGCTGGGCAAGATCAAAATTATTATTATTAATATAAAAATTTCCGATCGAAGAATATGATTCACTTATCCTAAGGCTATCCTTATTTTGTTCTGCAACGGATAAAGCCTTCAGGTAGTAGTCTAAAGCAAATTCAGTTTTCCCAATAAAATTATATGTATTTGCAATAGTTCTTAATAAGAGATATTTATGATCAATATCCCAAAATTTTTCCGCAAGGCCCAGTCCACGATACGAAATGGCAAGCGAGGAGTCAGTATTCCCAAGTATAAAATAATGATGTGCGAGAACATTGGCTGAAATTATATACTGAAGGGGGGTATTAATTCGCTTTTGAAATTCGATAGAGGCTTTGGCATAAAATGCAGCAGAATCATGATCAAAAGTTTCACGATCAAAAACTTTAGCTATATTATTCAGGAGCCTGATCTTTGTGGTATCATCAGCATGCACCATAAGCGCTTTCAGGCTGTCAATACGTTTAACGATATTGTCCGCAGAAACTCTTAAACAAACTAATAACAAAGAAAATACAATTAACCTGCCCATATTATATTATTACTCCTATTATCATAATATCATCGATCTGCTCTCCCTCACCTTTCCAGTTTATAAACTCCTGCTCCATATTTTTCTGTTGATCCATTGCAGACAGATTACTGTTTTTAAGAAGTAATTGTTTAAATGGTTCTACGTAATACTTCCTGTTATCCTGACCACCTTTCTGGTCGACAAACCCGTCGCTGAACAAATAGACCGAATCTCCCTTTTGTAATTGAAACGCATGTGCAGTGAAATTAAAATCATAATACTCCGGAAGTCCAATGTGTACCTTATCAGCGCTTAGTTCAATGATCTTATCGCCCCGGGCTATGTATACACCATTTTGAGCACCGGCATATCTTAGTATCAATGTATCAAGATCGATCATACACATGGCTATATCCATACCATCTTTGATCTTATTGGTTTCTCCGGAAGAAGCGGAGAATTGTCTGATACCCATACTGACTTCCTTTAATATTTCATCCGGGTATTCAATTTTGTTTAGCCTTACACATTGATGCAACAGGTCATATATTACCATAGACATCATCGCACCCGGAACGCCGTGTCCCGTGCAATCAATGGCTGCCAGCCATAGTTTATTATTTTTCTCCCGGAACCAATAGATATCACCACTTACAATATCCTTTGGTTTATAGATAACAAACACATCTGAAAAATATTTTTTCATATACTCCGGTGATGGCAAAATAGATTGTTGTATACGTTGTGCATAATCAATGCTATCGGTTATAAGATTGTTTTTTCGTATAACCAATTCATTCTGGGCATCGAGTTTCTTATTAAGCTTTCTGATAAGCCTGTAACGGCCCAGGAGTAAAAGTCCTAATAATAGCGCCACCCCTATTCCGATCAATACTAAGTTCAAGATTATTTTTTGTTTTGCTATCTCTTTCTCCTTAATCAACTTGTTTTTTAAAAGCAACTTTATTTCATTTCCTTTCTTTTGTGTCTCATATCTGGAATATAATTCAGTTCTTATTTTTGAATTTTCAGAATTCATTATGCTGTCTTTTGTCTCCCGGTACAATTTAACAAATCGGAGGGCTTCTTTTGTTCTACCCGAACGTTCGTACTTTTCTATTGAATCACTGTAGTTTTTAAGCAATTGATTCTCCGCACTTAACATTTGAGGTAATGATTCCATCCTGTCGAATCCCGATTGAGCAGCAACAGGAAGATACAGTACGAATACTAAACAAAAGCTGAAGGCCCGGTTCATCTTTTTCATAGGTGCATTATGATCTCGGGTGGAATTGGATGATCGTGTCTCTGAGATATTGACGATCAATATGTGTGTAAATTTCTGTCGTTGTGATCGATTCGTGACCCAGCATTTCCTGAACAGCTCTCAGATCAGCACCTCCCTCGATCAGGTGAGTGGCAAACGAATGCCGGAATGTATGTGGGCTGATATGCTTTTTCAAACTTATTTTATGCGCTAGTTGTTTAATTATGGTAAACACCATTACCCTGGTAAGTTTCCCTCCTCTACGGTTCAAAAATAATATATCTTCACAACTTTTCACTGGTTTTATATGGCATCTAACCTCATTCTTATAAATCACTATCTGTTTAATTGCAACACTTCCTATGGGCACGAGGCGCTCTTTATCCCCTTTACCGATCACTTTCACGAAATTTTCGTTCAAAAACAAATTTGACACCCTGAGATTTACAAGTTCTGATACACGAAGCCCGCAGCTGTAAAGTGTTTCCAACATGGCTTTATTTCGCGGCCCCTGCCCGCTGCTAAGATCGACCGCATCAATAATTCCATTAATATCATCCGCTGTTAGAACATCCGGCAGCTTACGCGCCAACCCGGGGGCTTCAAGCAAGTGCGTGGGATCGGATTTAATAATGTTCTCCATCAGTAAATACCTGTAAAATGCTTTTATCCCTGAAATCATGCGGGCCTGGCTCGTTGCAGTCATGCCCAGTTCATTTACCCACTTAATGAACTTTTGCAGCAAAGTGAGGTCAACTTTATCGGGCATGAGATCAAGTGACTGCAAGGTCAGAAACTGAAACAGTTTATTCACATCATGTATATAGGCCTCAACTGAATTGGAAGAAAGTGATTTTTCCAATTTCAGATACGATCCAAATCCGTTTATATAGGCTCTCCAGTCCACTTATGTAATTTTATCCGAAGTTATAAATAAATATCCACCTGTCTTCAAAAGGGATTCTCTCGCGTATACCCCCGATATAAATGAGTTTCGTATCTTAGCAAAATATTCAGTAAACAAGATGAAGCTCATTATAATAAACGGTCCTAATCTGAATTTATTAGGTGTTCGTGAAGAATCAATTTACGGGAAGGAGACTTTTGAAAGCTATTTCAGTAAACTTAAATCCAAGTATTCAACCGTTGAATTGTTATACTACCAGAGCAATGTTGAAGGCGAACTGATAAACAAACTTCATGAAACCGGGTTTTCATTTGATGGAATACTTTTAAACGCAGGTGGTTATACACATACTTCTGTAGCGCTTGCCGATGCAATTGCTGCTATAAAAACGCCCGTCATTGAAGTTCACATTTCAAATATTTTTGCACGGGAGGAGTTCAGGCACAAATCGCTTATTGCTCCAAATTGTAAAGGAAGTATTTCCGGATTTGGCCTGGATTCATACAGGCTTGCCATAGAAAGCTTCATGAAATAAATCCGTCGGCAGGCAGATCGCCAAAATATTTCTTTCCTCTGATGAAATAATCGACCACAATGCTGCGGTTATAAATAGCGCTTGTTGAATATACTTTCACCTCCTTTTTCAGCTGCTTACGTTTTTGTAATGTTCTTGAAAAGGTTGAATAGAAACTACCATGAGCTTTGAGGACAGCGACAAAATGATCCACATCTCCTGATAAAAGAAATTTTAATCCGGCTATTGCATCAAGCGTCATCCGCAAAAATAATTTTATCCAGAAAAACTGGTGTGCATGATTTTTACAAAGTAAAATAAGGTTATTGCGAAAATTCAGGTATGTTTTGCGCGGGCTGTTTTTAGCTAATGTACCGGCGCCAACGTGATAGACCATTGATTGAGCACAATACATCACT
Above is a genomic segment from Bacteroidota bacterium containing:
- the xerD gene encoding site-specific tyrosine recombinase XerD, coding for MDWRAYINGFGSYLKLEKSLSSNSVEAYIHDVNKLFQFLTLQSLDLMPDKVDLTLLQKFIKWVNELGMTATSQARMISGIKAFYRYLLMENIIKSDPTHLLEAPGLARKLPDVLTADDINGIIDAVDLSSGQGPRNKAMLETLYSCGLRVSELVNLRVSNLFLNENFVKVIGKGDKERLVPIGSVAIKQIVIYKNEVRCHIKPVKSCEDILFLNRRGGKLTRVMVFTIIKQLAHKISLKKHISPHTFRHSFATHLIEGGADLRAVQEMLGHESITTTEIYTHIDRQYLRDTIIQFHPRS
- a CDS encoding sigma-70 family RNA polymerase sigma factor; translated protein: MQDYSDKELLDQFRNEATRNYAFNLLVRKYQKKLYWHIRRIVIDHDDANDVIQNTFIKVWKALDNFKEDSQLYTWLYRIATNESLTFLKQKKAFVSFDDVSHGLSNSLQEDSFFKGDEIQKRLQLAILTLPEKQRIVFNMKYFDEIKYEEMALVLDTSVGALKASYHHAVKKIEECIKKGV
- a CDS encoding tetratricopeptide repeat protein, which encodes MGRLIVFSLLLVCLRVSADNIVKRIDSLKALMVHADDTTKIRLLNNIAKVFDRETFDHDSAAFYAKASIEFQKRINTPLQYIISANVLAHHYFILGNTDSSLAISYRGLGLAEKFWDIDHKYLLLRTIANTYNFIGKTEFALDYYLKALSVAEQNKDSLRISESYSSIGNFYINNNNFDLAQQSHRASLAILLSMYGSDSVSFKHRYLANAYSNLGSLMIRYYTNKLKPIAYVDSALFYFNKGIYIVRKIDDKLRLLNLLINTSDAYNIKGNYINAIDLLMEASDEIARTPNNYLNVCIWINLGDAYRGLNNINVSLQYLQKALELAKGSKLNNDITSEAYHSFAKTYEKAGRYNEAYENYKTYSEIKDTILNFQSAEAISEMLARYETSKKDAEILLLTKDSELKQQEIGRQKSVRNIVLFGLLLITVLSFLLLGRYRITKRLNNELDKMNSLIYNKNRLIMDSIDYAERIQRLILPPMETVCRHLADSFVVYIPKDVISGDTYWFTKQENIFLLTAIDCTGHGVPGALMSMVAYNLLNRSVGTGEKPDAVSVITNMNKGLKNFLARPVERSSVRDGMDIAVCSIDLNTLQLTFAGAQNSVYIVRKRELTELKAENVSMGDPVYFDHIFSGQVVQLNKGDWVYLFTDGYADQKGGPNNKKFYYQPFKEMITGMNDLNGTQQKKNLEDVFYKWKERNEQVDDVLVIGIKI
- a CDS encoding transketolase, which produces MPSVPELEKTCSQVRRDIVRMVHAVNSGHPGASLGCTEFFVSLYFSIMKHNPEKFNMDGIGEDLFFLSNGHISPVWYSVLARSGYFNVTELATFRKLNSRLQGHPATHEGLPGIRVASGSLGQGLSVAIGAALAKKLNKDTNLVYTLHGDGELQEGQIWEAVMFAAANKVDNLISTVDWNGRQIDGDVDHVLPLGDLKAKWQAFGWDVLEMNGNKVQEVLNTIKVAQQHTGKGKPVVILMKTEMGQGVDYMVGSHKWHGVAPNDEQLAKALAQLPETLGDY
- a CDS encoding VWA domain-containing protein; translated protein: MKTRIVNLLGIFIIFSSSFHVNAQNKKKQSITTPAEKPTTRILFVFDASYSMFGQWQSGMKMDIAKRMLGEFVDSLKSYDHLEIAFRAYGHQHSLRPQRDCKDTKLEVPFSSDLRGNITAIKRKLSDIVPRGTTPIAYTLEQCGDDFPSAGSPNVRNIIILITDGIEECDGDPCAVSLMLQKKGIILKPFVIGVGLDENFKNAFGCIGKFYDASNEESFKNILNIVISQALNNTTAQVNLLDQIGKPSETDVNMTFYDEHSGVIRYNYIHTINNKGVPDTLIIDPKGLEVHCAQTR
- the aroQ gene encoding type II 3-dehydroquinate dehydratase; this translates as MKLIIINGPNLNLLGVREESIYGKETFESYFSKLKSKYSTVELLYYQSNVEGELINKLHETGFSFDGILLNAGGYTHTSVALADAIAAIKTPVIEVHISNIFAREEFRHKSLIAPNCKGSISGFGLDSYRLAIESFMK
- a CDS encoding transketolase family protein: MKKYNPTEKKDTRSGFGAGLHELGKKNPNVVALCADLTGSLKMDAFLKDFPERFVQVGIAEANMMGIAAGLTIGGKIPFTGTFANFSTGRVYDQIRQSIAYSGKNVKICASHAGLTLGEDGATHQILEDIGMMKMLPGMVVINPCDYNQTKAATIAIADHEGPVYLRFGRPSVPIFTPADQKFEIGKAIMLNEGADVSIFATGHLVWKAIQACEQLETKGISAEIINIHTIKPLDEKAVLQSVRKTKCVVTCEEHQENGGLGDSIAQVLAKHAPTPIELVAVKDSFGESGTPDELMVKYGLDTVNIVEAALKVIGRKG
- a CDS encoding SpoIIE family protein phosphatase, producing MKKMNRAFSFCLVFVLYLPVAAQSGFDRMESLPQMLSAENQLLKNYSDSIEKYERSGRTKEALRFVKLYRETKDSIMNSENSKIRTELYSRYETQKKGNEIKLLLKNKLIKEKEIAKQKIILNLVLIGIGVALLLGLLLLGRYRLIRKLNKKLDAQNELVIRKNNLITDSIDYAQRIQQSILPSPEYMKKYFSDVFVIYKPKDIVSGDIYWFREKNNKLWLAAIDCTGHGVPGAMMSMVIYDLLHQCVRLNKIEYPDEILKEVSMGIRQFSASSGETNKIKDGMDIAMCMIDLDTLILRYAGAQNGVYIARGDKIIELSADKVHIGLPEYYDFNFTAHAFQLQKGDSVYLFSDGFVDQKGGQDNRKYYVEPFKQLLLKNSNLSAMDQQKNMEQEFINWKGEGEQIDDIMIIGVII